A region of the Cannabis sativa cultivar Pink pepper isolate KNU-18-1 chromosome 3, ASM2916894v1, whole genome shotgun sequence genome:
CAACCTACAAAATAGGCACAAGTAATACGTGAACTCTCATAAAAAAGTAATaccaaaaaattatataatatccAATACAAGCATGGGCACATAGAATATGGAgcaataaaatagtaaatatacaTAACTAAAAATCAGGATGAAGATCAAACTGAAATAACAACTCAAATGAGATTCCAGTCAATGTATCCATTTTAAAATGACAGTCCATTGTGCAACCTTGGGAATCCTGTCGATCTCAGTTGCTTAATTAAGATAAatttttacaaattaaattgaaactCTAAAGTTAGAACCTGCCTATAACCAAAAGTTCCATCATTGACAGTTTTAAACGAATAATTTTGCTCCCTTCGAAATCTGTTGGGGCAAATAAATTCCGAACAGTCTATTTTATCAATGCAATTGTTCCTGCATTATAAAGTacatatttgtaaaataatacagaAACTCGTCAGCTCCAGAAAACAGACCTGTGCTGCATTTAAATTAGTCCATGGTTGTTGCAAAGTGGCAAGTTCCCACAATATTATACCAAAGCTGTAAACATCCGACTTCTCATTTGATGGCTCATCACGGAGAACTTCTGGTGCCATCCACTCAGGctaaaataagataataaattttcaacagtgcttaatattaaaattaaagacAAACCATAAAACACCTTAAATTGGTGTCTCAAAAGCTCGTATCCAGTATAATAGAACTTACAGTCCCAGCAGCTGATTTTGATGAAAGAAATGTATTTGCCTTTAGACGTGAAAGACCAAAATCACAAACCTGAAAGAAAAACAGATTGAGAGGAGACAAAGCGAAAAGCGAACAAATGTGATGCAAAACAATCAAGTAATAAAATGACTAAGATTGTCTGCaatgtattaaatttaatattattgtaAATACATTATCTTGGCTTCTAAgattttttaagaataaatcATCCCATTAACCCAACAAAATCCATCCTACTCAACCCCGACATTAAACCCCGTGCAAATACAAATCCCCATCACACCTACCTTCACAGTATATTTCTTGTCAACCAGAAGATTTGGAGATTTTAAATCTCGATGAACAATTGGTGGATTACGCCTATGAAGATAATTCATTCCCTTTGCCTGTACAAAAAATTGACAAATCATTTGGCTCAATATAATGAAGTCCAAAAAAAATAAGCAtccaaaactaataaaaaatgtatattatCAAAGATGCATACCACATCATAAGCCATACTCAACCGACGCCTCTCATCCAATACCTCTCTTGCACCAGATTTATGCAAAAGCCTATATAAGCTACCTCTGCAAGAAACCACAACTTCACATGTTAGGGAACTTATAAACAACCAAACAATAATATGCAATGATATATCTGGCACAATGGACAAAACCTTGATAAATATTCTGTGACTATGGACAAGTTCGGTGGCTGTGTCACTGCTCCCATAAAGAGAACAATATTTGGATGTCGCAGATGTTTCATTATTGCAACCTAACAGAAGTACAAGGCATAAGTACACACAAACAAGCCTTAAAAATTCAAACTGACAAATTCTTAATTGTGGTATTAGTTTCAAGGAAGTAGTTAGTGCCAGCCTATACCTCCCTCAAAAATTCATTGAAGCGTTCCGGATGAAAGTCTTGCTCCATAAGAATTTTAACAGCAACATCCTATAATTTGACAATTTTTATCTAGAGTTTAGAACAAAGAGATTGACAAAACTAGAAGAACAGCACCTCCAAATCTGgatataaaagttaaaaaaattggCAGGTAGAGAAATGGCTAATGCAAATAGAACAGATAACAAAAAGTGCATAAACATATGGAttgatttcataaaataatgatTTTGCAAAAGAAAGTATAGATGCTTACCGAGCCATGCCAATCAGCACGATGAACAGTGCCAAAAGAACCTGCAAATAcacaaattcaaattcaaatatgaATACATCTCACTATTTCAGTAGTTATGAACTGTTTAGATCGAAGCATggaccatttttttaatctaatgtACAACAATAGGTTTTGCCTccaatttttgttgaaaagaagATTACCTGCTCCGATCTTTTCTTTTATTACCAGCTCACTCCATGGAATGTCCAAATCTTCTATATCAAGGTTATATTTGTTACTAGGCTTATTGGGAATAAGTTGACCACCCTTACTGGGAATCAGTTGACCACCCTTACTGGGAATCAGTTGACCTCCTTCTCCATGCCCAACAGATGGATCTTTGATTCTTGACTGTATAATATTTTGGGCAGGACTATCTTGAACACCAGGTTGACCAACTTTGCTAGGCCGAACTGTTTCATCAATGTGACCAGGAATAGGTAAAAAGCTCTTAACATCTGGACTATTCCTATCATAAGGTTTGAGATACATGGGAAATCGATTGTTTTCTTCATCAGTTGTAGGTCCTGGGGtgaaaggtaaaaataaaaatataaaagatcCAACATCTAATACTATATAATGCATGATGGATGATGCAAAAGAGTAAGTAGAAACTCAAGAATACTTGGTTATCAACATCACATGttctcttttcaaaaaaaaaaacatcacatGTTCTGAATTTTCTTATAATGTAAGTATAAATTCAACCATCACTTATATATAATTGTAAATCCAATACAAGCCATCTTTGGACTAAACTTTCACTTAGGTGTGCACCAATATTGCACTTTAACACCATTATGTAGCtgttttaaacttttaaaaactCACATATGCACTCCATACCTCTTTAACACGTCCAATTTTTAAACACAAATGTCActcagaaataaaatttcaaaacaataatttaccCGAGGAGACTTCATCAAATGCAAGATTAAGTGACTGACAATCTGAGAAGTACTGTTTGGCAAGTGCTCTGAAATCAATGATTGTTTCAACTGGTTTCAGTCGTGGAAAGCGCAATGGTGAAGAAATTGAAATGGATGACGGACCATTGAGCAAGGAATCAGGCTCACATAGGAAACCTGGATTCCCGATCAAATCTATTAAATACTccctgaaaaaaaaacaacaatatgAGATGCCTTTACTCTTTTTAACACAAGTCAGAATGAACCTGGCCCCTAACcccaaataacaaaataaacaaatattataTGAAAGTAGATTGAAATATAAATAcgtacttaaaaaaaaaagaaggggCAACTAACCAGAAAAGGCAGTAGAAAGATTATAGAGAGAATAAAACCAAAAGTGAAAGAAACAAAATTCAATAATTCAGTTGGACTTTGCAAATAATTGAGTTGACAACAGGGAAAAGAGAGACAAAATCAGTAAGCGGCAATTCAATAGCTGTAGAGCTAAGTGATTTGGTGTAAAGAGAAGAATGAGAAAGTTATTCAATAAACTAGCAACAATGTATATgcaaataattaataatcttCAAATCATTGCTAGCAGTATGCACGATAGTTTAATGTAAGGCTTACTTATCAAGCCCAAAGCGGACAAGACATGAGGAAGCATCATCTCTTCGACAATACTTACACCCCTTGGCTATTCGACATGGTAAATCAATTATGTCAGCTAAAACCTGCAGAAACCATATTAAGGTTAGTAAATCACTATACCAACCTTgcaaatatacatatatcaatTAATGTATCCTCAAGCAGAACACAAGGAGGGCAAAATGTGTTAATATACATATGCATCAAGTTTAAAAAAACATAAGCATCCAAGAGCTACCTTgcaaattaattagattttcCTTGTGAGGTGTGCCAATATACTAATAAACTAAAGCATACTTTGGGGTCTTACTTTGAACAGCAGAGCACGATGCCTACACAGGCCGATGGATAGAGTGCCTATTGGAACAACAACAGAGCCTAGGCACTCTTTCAGGTCCTCACTACCCTCCCTCCAGGCTGAAACCAAGTCATCTTCTCCTACAGACGCTGAACCCCTTGTAATAGGAACAAAAATTTGCTTTGATTAGATTTTCTGAAAgatagaattatttttttaaaaaaacaaagtaAAAAAGCATTTCATTGAAGAAAAAATGCAAACTTACCCCATGCGGCTATGTACAAGCTTTGCAAGCTGATCTACAACCTCTTTTGTGGTTACGCAGCTACTAGAAATGCCAAGAACTCTATTATGCAGTTCCTTCAGGCTGGGATCACTACGCCTATCAACAAGAATTGCTTCAATTGAAGAGCCAAGCCTAGAATCAACAGACTTTAGTAATTCAAGGGAGGGTATACGACCATTCTCTTGCAGATCAGTACACATAGTCCACACATAAGGATCCATTCCAAGGATTGAGTAAAATCCATCTGGAACTTTGTCAAAGTATGAGAGGCATCCATTCACCTGTTGCATTTTCATAATTACATGAAACAAGAAATCCACAAGTAAACAAAGATAAACAGATTGCAGCATATTTTAAACAAGTCCCACATAATACCATTACCAACCTAAGAAATGTTTTGGCTCTAACAGACTTGTTGTTTGTTCGTGTACAAACAATTACAACAAAATCTGAATGACTTTATTACATGGATGGGCGAGACAGCTAATCTGTTTTTCTTCAAGGTAAAATAGGATAGGTTATAACATATATTAGTAATACTAATAACATTAACTACCCCCACTAATTTTCTTGCTTTACTATAGAGGTGTTCATAAATCAATCTGAACGATGTCTCTAGCTCTACAACCTTGATATTTATGatagagaagaaagaaaaacaatacagaaattgtgaagaaaagatgcAATTCCCGAACATGTTTAGCAATTCTTGATACTGTCCGGCTTCATTTACCATCTGCTGTTACCAGGCTTCTTTTTTCGTTCAAGGATATGTTCATAATTAATATAACTCAAAAGTAAACTTTCTGATGCAGAGCTTATAGAGGCAcatattattatgaaataacaaattaataaagtagTAAACTCTAGAAGACACATTTGTATGATTTTATCCTTCTGGCACAGAACTACACAATAAAAACACCCACTTTCAAGGCCAATGGTCGAAAAGGATCACAGATAATCAGTACCTGATGATAACTCCTTTGAAAAAGAAATTGAAGCACTTCAAACATGACCGTACTAGTTATGGACTACGGCAATCATCAATGAAATTAATTAGGTTGTCCTACGAGTACCAAACCATCTATGTAATATAAGGAATTGACTTCAAACGAAGATACCGATTAATTCATAACTATACTTTGAAATCCTAAGCAGTCAGCACTATGGTCCTTTACATAAAAGTTGAAACTAACAGCTAAATTAAAGCTTTGTTTTCTGTTCTAACAATAAAAAGGTGAATTTCGTAATATAAAGCACAAAGTACAAATGTAGCAATAGAAAACTAGATAAAGCCTACGAAAGAAAAAGAGCATAACATCATCACATACCCAAAACCTATGTGAAATAGCTTCAACTGAAATCGGAGATGAGGCCCTTAAAGCGGATTCATCGGGCACTGGATCCAAGAAATTGGGATCATCGGCACAAGTCGCATCAGATGACAGCCGAAGCGCCAAAGCTAGCTGcaactgataactctcttccgTCTGCTGAGCCCAGCTCTTCCCCGAAGACGATCCTCCGGTGCCCCCAACACCGTCCAATCCCTTCCCACCGAACTCACTTCCACCTCCACCACTAATCTTAAAAACATCATCATGCAAATACCCCATCGCGTCGATCTCATTGACCGCAGCAGTGGACATCGTCGGCGGGTAGTACTCACCCGAAAGCGAGCTTTCACCATAGCTACTTCCACTCGACTGCCTTTGCAAACCGATCGATGACGAATACACGTTCCCGATCCGATTCACCTGCTGATTCCCTCTGTGATCAGCTCCAGTCTCCCAATCGAAGCCCCTTTCGACCCTTC
Encoded here:
- the LOC133035624 gene encoding serine/threonine-protein kinase CTR1 isoform X1, which encodes MEMPGRRSNYSLLSQVDDEQFAAGVGGATGTSFYESTSASGEGKNNKGRVERGFDWETGADHRGNQQVNRIGNVYSSSIGLQRQSSGSSYGESSLSGEYYPPTMSTAAVNEIDAMGYLHDDVFKISGGGGSEFGGKGLDGVGGTGGSSSGKSWAQQTEESYQLQLALALRLSSDATCADDPNFLDPVPDESALRASSPISVEAISHRFWVNGCLSYFDKVPDGFYSILGMDPYVWTMCTDLQENGRIPSLELLKSVDSRLGSSIEAILVDRRSDPSLKELHNRVLGISSSCVTTKEVVDQLAKLVHSRMGGSASVGEDDLVSAWREGSEDLKECLGSVVVPIGTLSIGLCRHRALLFKVLADIIDLPCRIAKGCKYCRRDDASSCLVRFGLDKEYLIDLIGNPGFLCEPDSLLNGPSSISISSPLRFPRLKPVETIIDFRALAKQYFSDCQSLNLAFDEVSSGPTTDEENNRFPMYLKPYDRNSPDVKSFLPIPGHIDETVRPSKVGQPGVQDSPAQNIIQSRIKDPSVGHGEGGQLIPSKGGQLIPSKGGQLIPNKPSNKYNLDIEDLDIPWSELVIKEKIGAGSFGTVHRADWHGSDVAVKILMEQDFHPERFNEFLREVAIMKHLRHPNIVLFMGAVTQPPNLSIVTEYLSRGSLYRLLHKSGAREVLDERRRLSMAYDVAKGMNYLHRRNPPIVHRDLKSPNLLVDKKYTVKVCDFGLSRLKANTFLSSKSAAGTPEWMAPEVLRDEPSNEKSDVYSFGIILWELATLQQPWTNLNAAQVVAAVGFRGKRLEIPRDLKPQIASLIEACWANEPWKRPSFASIMDSLRPLIKPPTPQPGHPDLQLLT
- the LOC133035624 gene encoding serine/threonine-protein kinase CTR1 isoform X2 — encoded protein: MEMPGRRSNYSLLSQVDDEQFAAGVGGATGTSFYESTSASGEGKNNKGRVERGFDWETGADHRGNQQVNRIGNVYSSSIGLQRQSSGSSYGESSLSGEYYPPTMSTAAVNEIDAMGYLHDDVFKISGGGGSEFGGKGLDGVGGTGGSSSGKSWAQQTEESYQLQLALALRLSSDATCADDPNFLDPVPDESALRASSPISVEAISHRFWVNGCLSYFDKVPDGFYSILGMDPYVWTMCTDLQENGRIPSLELLKSVDSRLGSSIEAILVDRRSDPSLKELHNRVLGISSSCVTTKEVVDQLAKLVHSRMGGSASVGEDDLVSAWREGSEDLKECLGSVVVPIGTLSIGLCRHRALLFKVLADIIDLPCRIAKGCKYCRRDDASSCLVRFGLDKEYLIDLIGNPGFLCEPDSLLNGPSSISISSPLRFPRLKPVETIIDFRALAKQYFSDCQSLNLAFDEVSSGPTTDEENNRFPMYLKPYDRNSPDVKSFLPIPGHIDETVRPSKVGQPGVQDSPAQNIIQSRIKDPSVGHGEGGQLIPSKGGQLIPSKGGQLIPNKPSNKYNLDIEDLDIPWSELVIKEKIGAGSFGTVHRADWHGSDVAVKILMEQDFHPERFNEFLREVAIMKHLRHPNIVLFMGAVTQPPNLSIVTEYLSRGSLYRLLHKSGAREVLDERRRLSMAYDVAKGMNYLHRRNPPIVHRDLKSPNLLVDKKYTVKVCDFGLSRLKANTFLSSKSAAGTPEWMAPEVLRDEPSNEKSDVYSFGIILWELATLQQPWTNLNAAQISKGAKLFV